The proteins below are encoded in one region of Micromonospora yangpuensis:
- the tmk gene encoding dTMP kinase, translated as MLRIQPFRRLWIVLGAASFGDWLGLLATSVFAAAQVQGSTAQGAAFGGVIAIRLLPALLLGPIAGVFADRFDRRWTMVICDLLRFLLFASIPMVALLGARGAVVVGWAAVATFLIETITLLWIPAKEAAVPNLIPRARLEAANQLTLITTYGFTPVLAALGIAVLDRSVRAATGGEMPNWAEPAQLALWFNAFSRLATALVVAFGIKEISRTQAAERDRTEQSMMRQFTEGWRFIAKTPLVRGLVLGIFGAFAGGGIVIGTARFFANSLGAGDAAFYLLFGAIFIGLALGIGLGPMIVRDMSRRRWFGMSIVLASAAVMTLAFAIHLSMAIVGAIVVGAGAGMAFLAGTTLLGGEIADEVRGRVFAVVQIGTRMVLILAIGLSSLLAGVGGSRELNIVDLGISISSTRLLLLAAGAAGIFAGISAFGQMDDKKGVPVLADLWGSIRGRPLMPAEPFVSAGLFVVFEGGEGAGKSTQVSQLAGRLDGQGREVLVTREPGATGVGERIRALLLGTTEADAPSPRAEALLYAADRAHHVATVVRPALVRGAVVISDRYVDSSLAYQGAGRTLPVDEVSWLSSWATGGLKPDLVVLLDVDPRTGLSRVTARGADTDRLEAESVAFHERVRYAFLDLAATDPKRYLVLDASRPAEELAELVAARVDELLVAPGDPARPRPTGTSETPGRPELSDEELVGVRRPG; from the coding sequence GTGCTGCGCATCCAGCCGTTCCGCCGGCTCTGGATCGTGCTCGGCGCGGCCTCCTTCGGCGACTGGCTCGGCCTGCTCGCCACCTCGGTCTTCGCCGCCGCCCAGGTGCAGGGCAGCACCGCGCAGGGTGCCGCGTTCGGTGGCGTGATCGCCATCCGGCTGCTGCCGGCGTTGCTGCTGGGGCCGATCGCCGGTGTCTTCGCCGACCGCTTCGACCGGCGCTGGACGATGGTCATCTGCGACCTGCTGCGGTTCCTGCTCTTCGCCTCGATCCCGATGGTCGCGCTCCTGGGGGCCCGGGGTGCGGTGGTGGTCGGCTGGGCGGCCGTGGCCACCTTCCTGATCGAGACGATCACCCTGCTCTGGATCCCGGCCAAGGAGGCCGCGGTCCCGAACCTGATCCCCCGGGCCCGGCTGGAGGCGGCCAACCAGCTCACCCTGATCACCACGTACGGCTTCACCCCGGTGCTCGCCGCGCTGGGCATCGCGGTGCTCGACCGCAGCGTGCGCGCGGCGACCGGCGGCGAGATGCCCAACTGGGCCGAGCCCGCCCAGTTGGCGCTCTGGTTCAACGCGTTCTCCCGGCTGGCCACCGCGCTGGTGGTGGCCTTCGGGATCAAGGAGATCAGCCGGACCCAGGCCGCCGAGCGGGACCGCACCGAGCAGAGCATGATGCGCCAGTTCACCGAGGGGTGGCGGTTCATCGCCAAGACGCCCCTGGTCCGGGGCCTGGTGCTGGGGATCTTCGGCGCGTTCGCCGGCGGCGGCATCGTGATCGGCACCGCCCGGTTCTTCGCCAACTCCCTCGGTGCCGGTGACGCCGCCTTCTACCTGCTCTTCGGCGCGATCTTCATCGGTCTGGCACTCGGCATCGGGCTCGGCCCGATGATCGTGCGGGACATGTCCCGCCGCCGCTGGTTCGGCATGAGCATCGTGCTGGCCAGCGCGGCCGTGATGACCCTGGCCTTCGCCATCCACCTGTCGATGGCGATCGTCGGCGCGATCGTGGTCGGCGCGGGCGCGGGCATGGCGTTCCTGGCCGGCACCACCCTGCTCGGTGGCGAGATCGCCGACGAGGTACGCGGCCGGGTCTTCGCGGTGGTGCAGATCGGCACCCGGATGGTGCTGATCCTGGCCATCGGCCTGAGCAGCCTGCTCGCCGGGGTCGGCGGCTCGCGCGAGCTGAACATCGTCGACCTGGGCATCTCGATCTCCTCGACCCGGCTGCTGCTGCTCGCCGCCGGTGCGGCCGGCATCTTCGCCGGGATCAGCGCCTTCGGCCAGATGGACGACAAGAAGGGCGTGCCGGTCCTGGCCGACCTCTGGGGCTCGATCCGGGGCCGCCCGCTGATGCCGGCCGAGCCGTTCGTCTCCGCCGGCCTCTTCGTGGTCTTCGAGGGTGGTGAGGGCGCCGGCAAGTCGACCCAGGTCAGCCAGCTCGCCGGGCGGCTGGACGGTCAGGGCCGGGAGGTCCTGGTGACCCGCGAGCCCGGGGCCACCGGGGTCGGTGAACGGATCCGCGCGCTGCTGCTGGGCACCACCGAGGCCGACGCGCCGTCACCGCGGGCCGAGGCGCTGCTCTACGCCGCCGACCGGGCCCACCACGTCGCCACCGTGGTCCGTCCCGCCCTGGTCCGGGGCGCGGTGGTGATCAGCGACCGGTACGTCGACTCGTCGCTGGCGTACCAGGGTGCCGGACGGACCCTCCCGGTGGACGAGGTCTCCTGGCTCTCCTCCTGGGCCACCGGTGGGCTCAAGCCCGACCTGGTGGTGCTGCTCGACGTCGACCCGCGCACCGGGCTGTCCCGGGTCACCGCCCGCGGCGCGGACACCGACCGGTTGGAGGCCGAGTCGGTGGCCTTCCACGAGCGGGTCCGGTACGCCTTCCTCGACCTGGCCGCCACCGATCCGAAGCGCTACCTCGTGCTCGACGCCTCCCGCCCGGCCGAGGAGCTGGCCGAGCTGGTCGCCGCCCGGGTCGACGAGCTGCTCGTCGCGCCCGGTGACCCGGCGCGGCCCCGGCCGACCGGGACGTCGGAGACGCCGGGCCGCCCGGAGTTATCGGACGAGGAACTGGTGGGCGTGAGGCGCCCGGGCTGA